Genomic window (Eubalaena glacialis isolate mEubGla1 chromosome 6, mEubGla1.1.hap2.+ XY, whole genome shotgun sequence):
ctagcctccagaattgtgaggaaataaatttctgttgtttgagccactCAGTCTGGGGTACTTTTTTATTGCAGCCCCAGCAAACCAATACAGTAGGGTTGAAATATGGAGAGGggtttaaaaagaataagaatcctccaggaaaaaaaagaataccatgaAAAAAGAGGTCAAAATGAGGACTGACATAGATGAGGAATAGAGTCTTGAAACAGGGGTTTACATTAATGAATGGTACATACAGCTACTGTTGTCATTAATaagactctttcttttttccagtatTGTGTCTTAAGAGAGATAAATAAACCTTTCAACCTCCGCACCTCTATCCAAAATTTACTtcctcagagaggtcttcccCCACCATCCTTCCAAAGCAGCATCTGCCACCCCAAGCCATTTTCAAGCCCtttcccctgctttattttcttcacagcacttaaaTCTGAgattacaaaatttatttttaacttgttaATTACATGTCTTCCCACACTAGAATGTGAGTTCAATGAGATCAGGGACTTACCTCTCTAATTCACCTCTCTTTCTCTAATCCCCAGAACAGTTTGTAACAGTTAGTAGGTATACCATAAATATCTGTATCTAGGGAATGAATTTCCCTGAGAAAAGCAATCAATCGGGAGGGAATTTTCTTTGAGAGGCATGGAAAAGCCAAGAAAACAATTCTGGTGAATATTGGAGGAGTAGGATACTGTGTGACTTTCCCTTGTTTTAGTTGTGGTGAATCTGAAGCCTTGAGAAACTACAAACTCTGTGTGAGGGGGCAAGTAGGGGGCACAGAGGAGGGCCACCCGGCAGCAGATGAGAGAGGCTTgtccacaccacacacaacatggacacacatgcacacacatacacaaatacagacatgctgggaaagggaaagggaaagctgTCCCATGTGAAAGGGCAAGTTGGATTTAGGGCAAGGATTGAAGGTTTAAATACTTAAACATTCTTTCAGACAGTAAGCCAAAATCTCATGAGGATCAACATACAAATAAAATGCTGAGGAGCGtctaaaataatatatatcacatttcTCTGTTATATACATTACAGatcacatgaggaaactgaaactctctGCAGCCCTGCCCAAATATAGGGAACCGTTTAGGGCTGTTCAAAATGATTAGGACTGGCGACTCTGACCCCAGAATGAATAACTGCCTTGGTTCAGCTGttcttttttgccatttttaacaAGTACATTTGAATGGCCATTATTGTTTTATTCATGTTAGGTTTATCATTATTGCAGTTAACCTCACATTTACTTTGGCTAGTATCCTTCTTTGAAAAGTCTTTGACATTTCAGTTGgttttgatttgtctttttgGCCACACTCCATTAATAATAACAAATGTGAGGAGTGCTTTTCGGCTTACAAAGAATTCATAGTATCATTTGTGCCCTTGAACAGCACTGTGGGAGAGTCAGAGattataatttctgttttataagcaaggaaactgaggctcagtgaagaTAAGGGACTTGCAGAAAGTCATAAACATAGTGAATGGCAGAGCTACAACGCAACTCCTGCCTTTTGGTTTCTTCTACAGTGCGTTTCCTGTATGACATGACACCCATCACTAAGCTAGCCTGGCTGGCAAAGATCCAGTGTTCACACACAGTATGTATGTTTATGTTCACATgtactcaaacacacacacaccacataccgGTTATCAAATAGAAATCCAAGAACACATCAAATAGAACTCACAGCATTATTGTGTTCTACatccttagaaaaagaaaaaagaggcaagaaaaccCACTACCACCATTTCTCCCCAGCAGGAATTCTGAGGCTCCTTCTTCCCACCACGTGTTTGTACAGTGTTACACAAATCTGATGTTCTTTTGAGTGATTTGGGGAGAATCTCCACACCACTTTGATCACCAAAAATGTCCTCAGGGACAAGAGGGAAATGAGTAAGGATAAGTCAAGTGGTAAATTCTAACCAGGGCCCCTACATAAATATTCAAGCTAAAACTGAATgaagtttatttaaataaagatCCAGAGAAACGGCAGATGGCAGACTGAAAGAGGTAGTTTTCAGGAGAGAAAGGCCAAGCCTATGAGAGGAAATAATTGTAGTAGAGCAGAATCCCAGTGGGCCTTTGGTATTCAACTGGTCTTCTTCCAAGCATTTCGCCCCCTTCCAATTTTCCAGTGTTTCATTAGACTGTCCTGGTTTGAAGATTATTAAGTAAATCCAACACAGCCACTGAAGTGAAGGAAGGGTGAAGGACCAAGCATGCTGTCTATTATCACTCCAAGTTCAGGGTTTAATAGTGAAACTCATTAACCCCCAAAGGTAGAATTAAATCCCAGGCTACACATCACCAGATATTACCACTGTCAGCTCTCTCGTGACTGCCTTAGACATTGAATGTTAGAGTCAGATGGGGCTTAGAGAACAACTGAgtcttatttttaacaaataaagaaGTTGAAGGGATCTGTTCAGATACACAAAATTAAGATGAAGTTCTGGTCTTATGAGTAAAAAAAGTAAGGAACAGTGGTGTGTAGAACAGGCTGTAATTTGTCTTAAATGGGTGTGCATATTCAGAGAATATCTCTGGGAAAATATGAAGGAAAATGGGAAATGTTGTTACTTCAAAGGGAAAGGATTTTAGATACTAAAGAACAGAAGTGAGAGGAAAATTTACTTTTTCCCCCCCGATATCCTTTGCTACTCATTAATAGTTTACACATCTGTCACTCCTACTAAAGaagtgtaagctccttgagggcagggcctaTTGACCATATTATAGTCATCTTTGTAATCCCTGGGTGGGTCTCTTATTGTGTCTCgtaagtactcagtaaactaCTGTTGAGTACTTACAACAGATGTTCTTTTTCCATCTAAAATAAATTTGACTATTGAGTATAAATCAATATTAATTTTGTGGCTCTTTCCAAATGGTTTATAACAATTAATCATTCATATAAGGACATAAAATAACAGCTTtctatcttctcccatttagagTACACTTGAAACAAATAGTTCTTGAAGACTACTCTGATTTATGAAATAGAGAAAGTTTTATAAATCATTTTGCTGACAGATGTTTCTTAATTTTCaccccaaaggggaaaaaatgattaGTTAGTATATTTAGAAAAATTGTAATGCAGTGAATTTCATGGTGGAgatttttactaaatattttcttaggtgCTTTTTATTAACCAATTCTTCTGTAGCCTGTTCATACTCTTGGCATTACTCTTGAATACGATGTTGCAAAGTCAACCCACATTTTCTAAGAAGTGGAAAACTATGATCCAGAATTAAGTaaggcagaagcaaagaaaacaaactcttAGGAGAATGGAACTTAAATTATTTACTCAGTTAGTTACTGAATTAAATTATTTACTCAAGTTTACTCAAAGTTTTCCAGAAGACATTTACATTAAAAGTTGTGAGAAACTTGCCACTTCTTTCTCCATACCCCcaattccccccctccccccaccccgccacgtcccatctctctctctgcagCATTATGATGACACTCCATTTAGGATTCAGATTTTCGTTAAGTCCCTCTATAAGATGTGGGAGCAAAGCCTTATGTGTAGTTTTAGGACCTCCGGGGAATTGAGCAGACGTCGATGTGTACCACACTTGCCCTCTAGCGGGAATTTGTGAAAACTGCAGTTCCCCGGGCTGTTGGGTCTTCAACCCTGCGCGTTTCCAAACACCCATCTCAAGCTGTTTTTTATAAACAGATAGAcctcatttatatttattctacTAATTACTAACTTGCAAAGGGTGCTATTAAAAGGCTTATAAACAGCTTATTCTTGTGAGTAAACATCTCTATCTTATTTATACAACAAATTTGCTTTGTAAACTCCTTTCTTCATAATAGTACAAAGATAAACTTTAATGATCTCCAGGTCCAATTAACCTAATTCTGAACAAATGACTTCATAGTACATaattagaagaaagaaatggtaTCCCTGTATGTACATAATTatgatggtgattttttttttaaatgacattttgggGCTGTCACATGAAGTACCTTCTTTCCAATTCAGAAGATATCTTcggtttttattgttgttcttgtttgttctttaacctTTATACGTTTATGACCACACCAAAGCAGCCAAAGGACATCTGACATATGAAAAACTACTGCTCCTGGCATAAAGCCTATAAATTATTAACTGTTTCCATTTACAATAGAATATAGAATTTCAGCACTTACTAACAAAGTATGACTTGCCACTAAGTTTGCTTCATTTTGGAGAATCTATTCTATCTGTTAGGATTAAGTTCAGTGCAAATGTATGGCACCCAAAATAACAATGGCTTAAAGAAGGtaaatctttatttctctcttgcgTAAACAAATTCCAAACTTAAGGATTAATATCAATATATGGCGCCTCCAAGTTCAACCAAGGCTCAGGTTTCTTCTAGCTTGTTGCTCTACCATCCTCAATGCACAGCTTTCACTCCATGGTTCATGGTGTCTGGCCCGTTTCCGGGTAATATATATCCACGTTCCAGCCAGTGGGAAGAAGCAAGAGGAAGAACATGCTCACTCCCCTTAAGGAGCATTCTTGGAAGTTGCACCCATTACAACTACACCCAACAGACCAGAACTTTGTCACATGGCCACATCTAAATGAAATGTCTTCATTCTAGGCTTGCTCTGTTCCAGCTGAAAGTCAGGGGTGCCAATACTATGGAAGAGGGCAGAGTTCATGTTCAGGGACAACCAGCAGTCTCCCACCAGCTGCCTTCATTTGATAGATCCTACTCTTTCCtgggttttgtctgtttgttttctattgaaaGGTGACATCTTCCCTTCCATTTGTTTTCCACTCATGAAGTTCTGCTAATAAAGACcatgattccttttctttttttctcccttctttctctaaGTAAACTCCGGTCACCTGGCCTGCTGGTTTTCACCATGTTGGTGCGTACCTTCCTCCACAGGTGATGGCTGGTCCACCTGCCCTTCTGCAGCTGCTGGGAGTACTGCTTACCATTTCCCTGGGTTCCGTCCGGCTCATCCAAGCTGGTGCCTACTATGGCATCAAGCCGCTGCCACCTCAAATTCCTCCTCAGATTCCACCGCAAATTCCACAGTACCAGCCCCTGGGCCAACAAGTACCTCACATGCCTTTGGGTAAAGATGGCCTTAACGTGGGCAAGGAGCTGCCCCACATGCGGTATGGCAAAGAGTATCCACATCTACCCCAATATATGAAGGAAATTCAGCCGGCACCAAGAATGGGCAAGGAAGCAGCACCCAAGAAAGGCAAAGGTAACATACTTCAGTTCTGCTGTAAGACAGCAGCTTTccaaaaccctaaacaatacGCTGCGGGTGGGGAGAGCTAAAttttagacatttttcttttagcatGTGTGACTGACATTCATTAACTGCCTACTGTGCTCTAAACCCTATCCTTGAAAAGTTCAGGTCTTGAAGAAAGACAAAATTATTGTATGTTGTGCTTTCTTATTTCAACAGCATCAAATGACAAAAAACATACTTAATAACAAATAAGTTTAGTCCCTTActcattatttctttattcaaaCATACAGCAACTAATGAGCATCTCTTTTTGTGTCAGGCTCTGAGCCAAAATGCTAAGGGATAtagcagtggaaaaaaaaaaaaagtgatgtcaGTCTTCAGAACTAGGAGAGCAATgttataagaacctgctgtgttaaaaaaaaaaaatcatatgaaagcactttgtaaactagGTGCCAGATGAATGTGTTTTTAAGACTGCTCTAATTAAGTTGTTACACATGTCAATCAATAAATCTACAGAAGGAGCCTGAAGAGTACAGACTATATACCTACCTAGAGATGATGATACCTGAAAATCTCTCCATTACTTTCTAAGGCATATTCATTAGTTATTCAACACCAGCAAAATGCCTATCACTGTgagagacattttctttttttaaaattgttttgtcttcttttttttttggccacaccgcgtggcttgtggaatcttagttccctgaccagggattgaacccgggtccttggcagtgagagcacagagttttaaccactgggccaccagggaattcccgagagaCATTTTCTTATAAACTCAGTTGGTTTATAAGAAACGTAGGAAACCTAGCACTTGCAGGAAAGGAATTGCAATCAGAGTAGCAATTCCCTTTGAGGCGGTGGAGGCCATTCCCAATGGTCCCTGCAAAAGCAGGAagctctgcttctggggaactACTGGATTTGGTGTTAATAGGCCTGAGTGCCTAGAGGCCAGAAAGGAGAGAAACCtagtcatttaacctctttgaaactacttttctttgtttgtaaagTAGGATTATGGAGAGAGTCTATGACATAAGGTAAGTACTAAATAAATGCTAAAGTACCATAAAAACTTTGAGTTGCTACAGTTGGTCATTCAACAAAACCTAAGAAAGAACAGAATATACTCCAGGCACGTGCTAGACATTAGGGATTCCTGATGAATGTGATGTGACCCTGCCCCAGACGCTCTCTTGATATAGGAGCTACACAGTTCCTGCTTAGAAAGAGCACACCCTAATTGTACAGTAGTAATCCTATTAGCATAAAAGAAgtatttccagttttcttccctTTAGGAGCTGATATTCCACTTAGGGGATTATCTCagtcatttgttttccttcctttcttgaaTGGCCTGCCTGGATTTTGAAACTTCCTGTACTTATTCAGATGGGTACCAGATTGCAACTGaggaatttggaaaatatatgaGTTCTGTGGTTCTATTTTGTTCCCTGACAGTAGCTCAGTGAAAAATACAATGGTCAGGATTAAGATGCAACTAATGGTTAATATAAGACTTTGGGACCatgaatttcctttctttatgttATTCCTTACTCCCAGTAGCATGAGAGATCCAGAGTTGTGTTTCTCTGAAAGGCATAGCATAATCAATATAATTACATGTGCTTTGTATTTTGATAACAATTTGAGAAAGCATAACGCCTTTCACATCTATTTTCTAATCTTGTAGTGTGGGTGTATTATTCTTGCTGTACAGACAGGCAAGCAGGGATGCTGATGGCTTAAGTGACCCAGTCAAGATCTCATTTCAAGGCCAGAAAGAGAAGCTGAGCTTCCTGCTCCTAATCCCAGCTTAACTCCTTTTCTGCACTGTTTATCATCCTAAAATACCTTATTCAACTACTCCTGTTTAAAAACCAAATTTGCAAGTGAGAAGTAACTTACTaaattgaagaattaatatttgagGCTTAGGAAATCCTACAgcatattaaagaaattaaacacaTCGATTTGACTCTAGAGGACAGATGTTTAAGATGTTATTAAAccacatacaaaataaaaataaaatgcttctatTCTTCCCTGAGTCTACATGATAATGACCGTCATCCTGTACATCATAGTATATTTCAGCACAAGAGGAaacattatttttccatatattatatttaaaattcaagGACATAGAAAAATAGAGTATAACATTAAatagggaaaaaacagaaaaaataaaaatgactccaacattgtttaaaatacacacacacacacacaaatatatatatatatacacacacacacatatatatacatacatacgtacatatatatagaaCACATGAGATGGAAATACAGATAAATGTCAAGCGATTATCTCTGAGTAGTGGGCTTATAGGcaactttgatttttctttgtccttctttGAACTCTTTATAGTGAATACACCATAATATCTCCAAGTTTGTACTAGGAAGAATGTTTCTTCATTACTTTTTAGCTTTTTTACTTAACTAATGCTgataaaagcagccacagatatcAGTTCCCAAAACAGTATCtcaaatatgacaaagaaattATCAGCCTGATTGTCCATTAAGTACTGATAATACAGTCCTGGAACACGAGCACATTATTCCTAGTCTTTCCTCTTGATAAGTAATAGGCAAATGTGTCAGAACTAAATAATGATTGAAGTGAAGGATGATCAatattaatctctctctctctctctctctctctcactccctccctccctccctccttctctctctctcccccctctcccagcAGAAATACCATTAGCCAGTTTACGGGGGGAGCAAGGTCCCCGTGGAGAGCCTGGCCCAAGAGGACCACCTGGGCCCCCTGGTTTACCAGGTCAAGGGATACCTGGAATCAAAGGAAAACCAGGGCCACAGGGATATCCAGGAATTGGAAAGCCAGGTATGCCTGGAATGCCAGGAAAGCCAGGAGCCATGGGAATGCCTGGGGCCAAAGGTGAAATTGGACCCAAAGGGGAGATCGGACGCATGGGGATCCCAGGACCTCAAGGACCTCCAGGGCCTCACGGACTTCCTGGCATTGGGAAGCCAGGTGGGCCAGGGTTACCAGGGCAACCAGGTGCCAAAGGTGAGCGAGGACCCAGAGGACCACCAGGACCTCCAGGCCTTCAGGGTCCTAAAGGAGAGAAGGGCTTCGGGATGCCAGGTCTGCCAGGCCTGAAGGGTCCTCCAGGGATGCATGGCCCTCCCGGCCCTGTCGGACTTCCAGGAGTGGGCAAACCAGGAGTGACAGGCTTCCCTGGGCCCCAGGGCCCCCTGGGAAAGCCAGGCCCTCCAGGCGAACCTGGGCCACAAGGCCCTATAGGGGTCCCAGGGTTTCAAGGACCTCCTGGGATGCCTGGAATTGGAAAACCAGGCCAGGATGGGATCCCTGGGCAGCCAGGATTTCCAGGTGGCAAAGGGGAGCAAGGACTGCCAGGACTGCCAGGACCCCCAGGCCCTCCAGGGATCGGGAAACCCGGCTTCCCAGGCCCCAAAGGCGACAGGGGCATAGGGGGTCTTCCTGGGGCTCTGGGACCAAGAGGGGAGAAAGGACCAACAGGTGCCCCTGGACTGGGGGGCCCCCCAGGAGAGCCAGGCCTGCCTGGAATCCCAGGTCCCATGGGCCCTCCAGGGGCTATCGGTTTCCCTGGACCCAAAGGAGAAGGTGGGGCTGTGGGGCCACAGGGGCCACTAGGTCCCAAGGGTGAGCCAGGGCTTCAAGGCTTCCCAGGAAAGCCAGGTTTCCTTGGTGAAGCGGGGCCCCCCGGCATGAGGGGTTTGCCAGGTCCCATAGGGCCCAAGGGGGAAGCTGGGCATAAAGGTTTGCCAGGGCTCCCTGGTGCCCCAGGGCTGCTTGGACCGAAGGGACAGCCAGGAATCCCAGGAGACCAGGGCTTACAGGGGCCCCCAGGTATCCCAGGGATTGCAGGCCCGAGTGGCCCCATTGGACCGCCTGGAATTCCTGGCCCCAAAGGGGAACCGGGTCTCCCAGGGCCCCCTGGGTTCCCTGGAGTAGGGAAGCCTGGAGTAGCAGGACTTCATGGCGCCCCAGGGAAGCCTGGTGCCCTTGGTCCCCAAGGCCAGCCTGGCCTTCCAGGGCCCCCAGGCCCTCCAGGGCCCCCGGGACTCCCAGCTGTGATGCCCCCGACACCACCACCCCATGGAGAGTATCTACCAGATATGGGGCTGGGAATTGACGGAGTGAAAACCCCCCACGCCTACGGGGCTAAGAAAGGCAAGAACGGAGGGCCAGCCTACGAGATGCCTGCATTTACCGCTGAGCTGACTGCGCCTTTCCCACCCGTGGGGGCCCCAGTGAAGTTTGACAAACTGCTCTATAATGGCAGACAGAACTACAACCCGCAGACGGGCATCTTCACCTGCGAGGTCCCTGGGGTCTACTACTTTGCATACCACGTTCACTGCAAGGGGGGCAACGTGTGGGTTGCTCTGTTCAAGAACAACGAGCCCATGATGTACACGTATGACGAGTACAAGAAGGGCTTCCTGGACCAGGCGTCCGGGAGCGCGGTGCTGCTGCTCCGGCCCGGAGACCGGGTGTTCCTCCAGATGCCCTCTGAACAGGCTGCGGGACTGTATGCCGGGCAGTACGTCCATTCCTCTTTTTCAGGGTATTTATTGTATCccatgtaagaaagaaaaaaagagagaaatttaatagaagaaaagaaaaggatgcaCCAAAAAATCCAAATGGGAAACATAATTGCTTCAAAACATTTATATAGTTGGAAAGTTATATTTAAGTGAAAGTCTGAACCATCGTGTACAAATAAAAACTAAGATGCATGTTTAGTGCTCTGCACAGCAGCTTGTGATTGAAAATGATGG
Coding sequences:
- the COL8A1 gene encoding collagen alpha-1(VIII) chain isoform X1 gives rise to the protein MAGPPALLQLLGVLLTISLGSVRLIQAGAYYGIKPLPPQIPPQIPPQIPQYQPLGQQVPHMPLGKDGLNVGKELPHMRYGKEYPHLPQYMKEIQPAPRMGKEAAPKKGKAEIPLASLRGEQGPRGEPGPRGPPGPPGLPGQGIPGIKGKPGPQGYPGIGKPGMPGMPGKPGAMGMPGAKGEIGPKGEIGRMGIPGPQGPPGPHGLPGIGKPGGPGLPGQPGAKGERGPRGPPGPPGLQGPKGEKGFGMPGLPGLKGPPGMHGPPGPVGLPGVGKPGVTGFPGPQGPLGKPGPPGEPGPQGPIGVPGFQGPPGMPGIGKPGQDGIPGQPGFPGGKGEQGLPGLPGPPGPPGIGKPGFPGPKGDRGIGGLPGALGPRGEKGPTGAPGLGGPPGEPGLPGIPGPMGPPGAIGFPGPKGEGGAVGPQGPLGPKGEPGLQGFPGKPGFLGEAGPPGMRGLPGPIGPKGEAGHKGLPGLPGAPGLLGPKGQPGIPGDQGLQGPPGIPGIAGPSGPIGPPGIPGPKGEPGLPGPPGFPGVGKPGVAGLHGAPGKPGALGPQGQPGLPGPPGPPGPPGLPAVMPPTPPPHGEYLPDMGLGIDGVKTPHAYGAKKGKNGGPAYEMPAFTAELTAPFPPVGAPVKFDKLLYNGRQNYNPQTGIFTCEVPGVYYFAYHVHCKGGNVWVALFKNNEPMMYTYDEYKKGFLDQASGSAVLLLRPGDRVFLQMPSEQAAGLYAGQYVHSSFSGYLLYPM
- the COL8A1 gene encoding collagen alpha-1(VIII) chain isoform X2, translated to MAGPPALLQLLGVLLTISLGSVRLIQAGAYYGIKPLPPQIPPQIPPQIPQYQPLGQQVPHMPLGKDGLNVGKELPHMRYGKEYPHLPQYMKEIQPAPRMGKEAAPKKGKEIPLASLRGEQGPRGEPGPRGPPGPPGLPGQGIPGIKGKPGPQGYPGIGKPGMPGMPGKPGAMGMPGAKGEIGPKGEIGRMGIPGPQGPPGPHGLPGIGKPGGPGLPGQPGAKGERGPRGPPGPPGLQGPKGEKGFGMPGLPGLKGPPGMHGPPGPVGLPGVGKPGVTGFPGPQGPLGKPGPPGEPGPQGPIGVPGFQGPPGMPGIGKPGQDGIPGQPGFPGGKGEQGLPGLPGPPGPPGIGKPGFPGPKGDRGIGGLPGALGPRGEKGPTGAPGLGGPPGEPGLPGIPGPMGPPGAIGFPGPKGEGGAVGPQGPLGPKGEPGLQGFPGKPGFLGEAGPPGMRGLPGPIGPKGEAGHKGLPGLPGAPGLLGPKGQPGIPGDQGLQGPPGIPGIAGPSGPIGPPGIPGPKGEPGLPGPPGFPGVGKPGVAGLHGAPGKPGALGPQGQPGLPGPPGPPGPPGLPAVMPPTPPPHGEYLPDMGLGIDGVKTPHAYGAKKGKNGGPAYEMPAFTAELTAPFPPVGAPVKFDKLLYNGRQNYNPQTGIFTCEVPGVYYFAYHVHCKGGNVWVALFKNNEPMMYTYDEYKKGFLDQASGSAVLLLRPGDRVFLQMPSEQAAGLYAGQYVHSSFSGYLLYPM